The following nucleotide sequence is from Aspergillus nidulans FGSC A4 chromosome I.
TGTCTACTACCACTCCAACGCCGCACACAACCTCCTCTCTACCATGCGTGTTGGTGTTATCCGCGGCGGCTGTGAAGTCGAAATCTGGAAGCGTGCCCAGAAGGAGAACGTGGAGTACGTGCGTGATGGCTCTGGCCAGCGCGTCATCCGTGCCGGCGAGCAGCCAACCAAGATCCCAGAACCCATTCCCACAGCGGATGCGGCGTGatctgtttttttttttgtttcccGCTCCACATTGTCCCACTTTAGGGTCTGAAACTTAGCACACTGGCGTTTGATCGTTCCTTAGAGTTTGGAGTTGCGGAGTTTTGGTCCATGTCTGTCGGTGTAGTCTACCCATGTTGATCCGTCTACCTAAAAGCGAGACTTGAAATGAGATATGCCATCAACTTACAATTTGTTTTTATTCTCAACGTTGTAAGAAAATCATTAGAATCAAAGATGTAGTCGACGTAACATTCAACGAGTGAGTAAGCTGTCGCCGAGCATGTGCCATTATATCTGGCTATTAGTTTCATGCATCACCTAACTGCCAGGTCACCGATAATGAGGCAACACTATCAAGAATAAACCTAAATGAAGGTTGACTATCAAAGATCGTGCGTAGCAGAATAGTTGTAAAGAATAACTGCAACGTATCCTCTCCATTTTGTTAACTTTGCCAACCCTATCCTAACGGCCCTAACCTAAGCATTTTCGAGGGAACACTAGACCTGGGCTGCACTCACCGCTCTTTTTCATGTGCCCAATATTTTCCTGGGCTCAACAGTATTCATTACTCTCTGGTGCGCATATTGACTTGCAACTTCTGGTCGTGTGATCAATGAACCATTCAGTGCTTTTGCCTTGAATTGGTCAATGATTCTTTTGAAGGCAATTGGGAAATTCAGCCCATTTTGTGAAAGAGATATCGCGAAGGGACTTACCCCATGGCCCTATATTGACTCCTACGCTGGGTAGCAGCAGGGCCAAACCCAAAATCCCGCGCAGCATATCACAATAAATGCCCTTTGCCATGTTCCTTGAAGCCTCTGTCAAGGCCAGGGTCCTCTTACTCATTATTTTTTCGACAGATGAAGCTTCTAAATGCGGATGTCGACGAGCATTATGTGGCTGCGGGAATACGAGGGACGGCAATAGCGGCACTAGCATCAAGGTCCATAGCACAGGGCAGCCAGCTGTGTGGTCAGCAAGGTGTTTCCTTTCGCTTTAAGTCATAGTAGAAAGCCCTCGATGTCTGCTCGATTGTAACTGCATTCGTTCTCCTTTTTTGACACTGCGGTTACATCCGGTTAGCTTTGCGGGTCGGTTAGCTTCCCGCCAGGAAACAACCAGGTAATCCACGGTCGCCATGTGCGTCTTCAATAATGGAAGTCCTCCTAGACCAGGGAGTAATCCAAGCGGTCTCATGAAGCAAAGTATCGGCAGGTGCACTGAGAATATCCCGGGGAATTGGTGGATGCGAGAGCAATGAACGTTCTGCCGATCTTGCATCTGCAGCTGTAGGCAGTGCCTATCCGAGTATATTTTTTTTGGATCTGTTGTTACCCTGCATATTTCAGTATCATGGAATGTATCTTAACTAAGAGCTCaagagatgaagagcaaACAAGTGATGCGAGTTGAGTGCTAAAAGATCGAAATCGAGCGTGCGCCTCAGCTTGGTGGGGAAGGTAAATACCTaatcttatcgataagatcCCAAGGTAAGAAaactccagctccatctccagctccaccGTTCAATctctctccagctcaacTCGTTCACCTTTGCCCAGGTTCAAGAAACCTTAGATTCTCTGTCCAGTTCCTCAGACTCTAATGGAATAGGTTCCTGCCTTTTCTTTACAATTCCACCCAATCTAACTGTTCCCACCACATTGAAACCCAAGGCCACCCAAGGCAACCCCACGCTCAGCAATAACAACAATAATCGAAACAATGACCGCCCCAACGCCTAACCCCTCAACTCTTCCGATAACAACCCATCACTGCCGCTTTTGTGCGACACTTTTAATTGCCACGACGCGCGACGTGAGCGCCCTCCCAACGCGAAGCAAGAACGCCGCGGACGGTGCACGGATCCTACCATTACGCTCGTACGAACTTCCCCAGGATATCCGGACAGCGGAAGCCTCAGCATCAACTTCCGAACAATTAGAGAACacagagcaagaacaaaTACAGAAACACTACACGATTCTACTTGCGACGAATAGCCGTGACCGCAAACCAACGCTCATCCGGCGCAGCGACGGGTTCGAGAAGAGGTTCTTTCTACGGTGTGGGCGGTGCAGGATTCCCGTTGGGTACTTTTTGGATGAGGTACACTTTCCAGTTTCAGGGGGGCTGAAGGGTGCGGCGGCTGGGCCTGGATTAGATAGCGCCGGCGTgcagggaggggaaggggtaGACCGAGCTGTTTATTTGCTTCCTGGGGCACTAATGGAGACGGAGATCATGAgtgatgaggagaagatgaaagcGATTGATCGAGAGTGGGGACACTGGTTCAAATGACCTCTCTTGGGCGGCGTATTTAGGATGAAGGTGTATGCATTGATCGATGGCTAGGCTAAGCAGTTTGTGGATACATGGAGCGATAATCGAATAGATTATGAAAGTGGAACATCATAACAAATCATGAGGACGTAAGGGTATCGTGTCGTTTAGTTGGCCAGGATGGTACGAACAAGATCTACACCATTAGCACCACTACATCCTCTCAACATGGACATAACACAACATACCGGTATAGTTGATCTCGCCAGAGCTAGTATCAACCGccttgagaagctcatcaacctcttcatcggTCATCTTCTCGCCCAAGTTCGTCAAGACTGTCGAATACACCGTCAGCAACATACAACCAACCCAACTCAATGAATCAACCCGAGCTCCCAGTCCatgaaggggaaaaaggaagaacGTACTATAACGCAACTGCCCCTTTACCGATAACCCCCGTCATATCTTTATCGAACACCTGAAAGCCACGGCAGTACTCCTCCGGCTCACCGGGCTCCCTAAAGCCCCCAGGGCGGTTCAGGACTTTCAAAAAGGACTCAAAGTCGAAGTCGCCGCCGAcattcttctccaggtccgCAATCTCCGCAAGCGTCGGGTTTTGGCCGCAGGCGCGTAGCAGGTCGCCGAGAGATTCGAGGGCGACACGGCCGGTGCCGCGCTTGTCGAAGAGCGAGAAGGCTTCCTTGTAGTTTGTCGAGGCCTGCTCGTGGTGAAGATCTGGTGAGCGGGTGGACATTTTGTTTGCAGACAAGACAAGTTGTTTCAATGAGAAGGATAAACGGGGTAAGATGTGATGGATATTGGAGTTGATGCAGGGGTTGAATTGAAAGTCAGGGTGTTTGGGTGAGAGGGATGGGATAGGATGGTCGGAACCGCCGCTGCGCCAACCACGGCTGAATTTGAGGCTAGCTAGCTGAACAGCTCAATAACAACCGAGCCAAAACAAGAGGCGCGGTGCAGGGCTAGAAAGGGCTCTCCAACGAGGGTGCTCTGCCTAGCTAATACAGATCGTCCCTCACTTCATTCCATGCAGGGGATAAAAGAGAAACCAGTGATCGGATGAGGCAACGTACCATGGTGAATATTCCGTGTGTTTTGGAAAGCTATGGAATGTCTCTGGTAACGAAAGTTCACTGCGTAGCTAGATTTGGTTCTCAACCTTGGAAAAACAAATTGTCTGAGAATCTGAGGCTGTTGGTGGAATGCAGGAGAGGGATGGTTTTGACGTTAGAGAGATTGGGCGGCGGGCTGGGCTCGTTGTTGTGGTAACCAAAGGAGCTCCGCTTTGCTAGCCGTAGCTTTCAGGCAAGAATTAAGCCGCAAAGGTGTCTAGCTACTTGTAGTAGATGGATGACGATAAATCTATGCAATTGTTTTATGTCTAGTGAAACCGTTGATGGTGGTCCCTAAATAGGTAAAGTAGAAAGGTAAACAATGATCCGCCATATTCTCCGTACTCCTTGTCCATATCCATGTTCATACCCATATTCATAACAAAGCCATATACAAGTGCAACCGCGAACTCAGGGTATATCGTGTACAGTATCAGTTTTTATCTTATTGAGAGACTTCCCTCAATTTATCAATGCAACTGCCCAGCAGgtttgcagcttcagccaaTAGCTCCCATCGGGCGTTGGTGAACCCATCCCGCAAAATAATCAATAGTCCAAGGCACTGATTTCGTCCTTTCATGGTCTCAAGGTCGCTCGGCTCCCGACAACCGCCCACACGGCGCAAGAATGCCTGCATATCTTGCCTCTGCTCCGCGACCGTTGACAGCGCCGGGGCGCCCGCAATCGGACCTTCCAAGGCGTATCCATAGCACCAGACTACGAGGGCAGCCACATAAATCACCCACGGTCGATTCAGAAGGTAATCTTCCCGACCGCAATACAACTCTCCTTCATAATGGGCCCCTTGGTGGTCCAAAAGACATTCAGCGAGGAACTTGAGAGCATAAAAGGTGGCGTCGCGGGCGGATGCTTTGGTAGCCCAGCGCTCGACCATCTTCTCGCGTGCGGCGTTGTAATCCCGCGGGGTGATAGCACGTCCCATCAGTCGACGAGCTCCGGCGAAGATCTGGCAATCTACGATATCAACGTGCGAAGCCATATGGGCCAGCCCGTGCAGCACGTCACGGGACTCAAACACGTTGTCTTCGTCGAGCGCGTACCGACCGCGATATCCGTTAGGGTACGAGGCCATGCCTGGTTGTAGTGCCTCGTCAAA
It contains:
- a CDS encoding uncharacterized protein (transcript_id=CADANIAT00007524), whose protein sequence is MTAPTPNPSTLPITTHHCRFCATLLIATTRDVSALPTRSKNAADGARILPLRSYELPQDIRTAEASASTSEQLENTEQEQIQKHYTILLATNSRDRKPTLIRRSDGFEKRFFLRCGRCRIPVGYFLDEVHFPVSGGLKGAAAGPGLDSAGVQGGEGVDRAVYLLPGALMETEIMSDEEKMKAIDREWGHWFK
- a CDS encoding putative cytokinesis EF-hand protein Cdc4 (transcript_id=CADANIAT00007525) yields the protein MASTNYKEAFSLFDKRGTGRVALESLGDLLRACGQNPTLAEIADLEKNVGGDFDFESFLKVLNRPGGFREPGEPEEYCRGFQVFDKDMTGVIGKGAVALYLDELGREDDR